A stretch of the Desulfomonile tiedjei genome encodes the following:
- a CDS encoding prolipoprotein diacylglyceryl transferase — translation MALPLPEIDPVLVRVGPVEIRWYGFMYLLGFAAGYLVIRAELRRKNGPIPVEMADDLLFYLIVGLLVGARMGYALFYNLEAYAQAPWEILAVWHGGMSFHGGLIGMVVSGWIFARRQGAPFMELADIGALSAPIGLMLGRIGNFINGELFGRATALPWGIVFPAGGPFPRHPSQLYEALLEGPLLFGILWWLRVRTRRPGEVLAAFLVGYGSFRFIVEFFREPDPQLGFIFAWATMGQILCLFMILVGIGLFAYLRKKSRSSPG, via the coding sequence ATGGCTTTGCCTCTTCCTGAAATCGATCCTGTTCTGGTCAGAGTTGGCCCCGTGGAAATCCGGTGGTACGGCTTCATGTACCTGCTGGGGTTCGCCGCGGGGTACCTGGTCATCAGAGCGGAGCTTCGGCGAAAGAACGGCCCGATTCCCGTGGAGATGGCGGACGATCTGCTTTTTTATCTGATCGTGGGGTTGTTGGTCGGCGCCAGGATGGGATATGCGCTTTTTTACAACCTTGAAGCCTACGCGCAAGCGCCGTGGGAAATTTTGGCCGTGTGGCATGGCGGGATGAGCTTCCACGGTGGATTGATCGGCATGGTGGTTTCCGGTTGGATTTTTGCCCGTAGACAGGGGGCGCCTTTTATGGAGCTTGCCGACATCGGAGCATTGTCTGCCCCGATCGGGCTTATGCTGGGCAGAATCGGGAACTTCATCAATGGGGAACTGTTCGGGAGAGCCACTGCGTTGCCGTGGGGCATTGTTTTTCCAGCGGGCGGCCCTTTTCCCAGGCATCCTTCGCAGCTTTATGAGGCCTTGCTCGAGGGACCGCTGCTCTTCGGCATTTTGTGGTGGCTTAGGGTCCGTACGAGGCGACCTGGCGAGGTCTTGGCTGCTTTTCTTGTAGGGTACGGCTCATTTCGATTCATCGTTGAGTTTTTTAGAGAGCCAGACCCACAGCTAGGGTTCATTTTCGCGTGGGCAACGATGGGGCAGATTCTCTGCCTGTTTATGATCCTGGTGGGAATCGGGCTATTCGCTTATCTGCGCAAGAAATCCCGTTCGTCTCCTGGTTGA
- a CDS encoding RNA methyltransferase, with amino-acid sequence MKPSRKVQRGFGIHPDWAASLNNLQIVLVGTTHAGNIGAVARVMKNMGLRKLILVSSTACGPETEAFSRSSGAYEIVENARRVESLEEALAESLMAVGMSARLGGKRVTAQAPEELMPVVMHRALQEPVSIVFGRESRGLTNEEMKLCTHHMIIPTDSDFASMNVAHAAAVVSYEAFKVACRPVGFQAQKFLPASVKAREQMYTHIEKVLSRAGFLDRSNPLRMMRDIRRILNSAEMDNRDVTIIRGIFRKIDNMARLAERKIRTLEKTLPESSPCGLES; translated from the coding sequence ATGAAACCATCTCGAAAGGTGCAGAGAGGGTTCGGAATTCACCCTGATTGGGCGGCTTCATTGAACAATTTGCAGATCGTCCTGGTGGGAACGACCCATGCCGGGAACATTGGAGCGGTCGCGCGTGTCATGAAAAACATGGGTTTGAGGAAACTTATCCTGGTTTCTTCAACTGCATGCGGGCCTGAGACCGAAGCTTTTTCCAGGTCATCGGGGGCCTATGAGATCGTGGAGAACGCCCGCAGAGTGGAAAGCCTGGAAGAAGCGTTGGCCGAATCCCTCATGGCTGTGGGCATGTCCGCAAGGCTTGGAGGAAAAAGAGTCACGGCACAAGCACCGGAGGAATTAATGCCCGTGGTCATGCACCGAGCATTGCAGGAGCCCGTTTCCATTGTCTTCGGCAGAGAGTCCAGGGGCCTGACCAATGAGGAGATGAAGCTTTGCACTCATCATATGATAATTCCGACAGATTCTGATTTCGCGTCCATGAATGTGGCTCATGCAGCCGCGGTAGTCTCTTACGAAGCGTTCAAAGTCGCTTGCCGGCCTGTGGGCTTTCAGGCACAAAAATTCCTTCCTGCATCCGTAAAAGCGCGTGAACAGATGTACACCCACATCGAGAAGGTGCTTTCTCGAGCGGGTTTCTTGGACCGCTCCAATCCTCTGCGTATGATGCGGGACATCCGTCGAATTTTGAACAGTGCTGAAATGGATAATCGCGATGTCACCATTATTCGCGGTATTTTCCGTAAAATCGATAACATGGCCAGACTAGCTGAAAGAAAGATAAGGACCTTGGAGAAGACTTTGCCCGAATCTTCTCCTTGTGGTCTTGAGTCATGA
- a CDS encoding methyltransferase domain-containing protein — MPEQWNAERLLETGAAFQLSRILLTAAELDLFTKLKGRFRTVEDLCATEGWHPRGVRILMDALAAQGLLTRTADGRYTVEESVVEFLTHDEDKTVLPMILHRVRMWNSWSHITEIVRTGNSPYYSTKESRSKEDMEAFIGAMHVIGRGRAGEIARSVDLTRFRRVLDVGGATGTYAVAFLKAAPHMTATVFDLPLVIEMARKKLTDEGYIDRVELVAGDYMKDDLPAGHDLALLSAIIHSNSREVNRELFRKIHECLEPAGVILIRDFVMDMTRTHPAEGAIFAVNMLAATTGGDCFTFQEIREDLEQAGFRGVRMTREGQHMDQLIEGVK; from the coding sequence ATGCCTGAACAATGGAACGCCGAACGACTGCTGGAGACGGGTGCTGCCTTCCAGTTATCCAGGATCTTATTGACCGCCGCTGAACTGGATCTTTTTACCAAACTGAAAGGCCGCTTTCGGACAGTGGAGGACCTGTGCGCAACCGAAGGATGGCATCCTCGCGGAGTGAGGATACTCATGGACGCGCTTGCAGCTCAAGGCCTTTTGACCCGAACTGCTGACGGACGCTACACGGTCGAGGAATCGGTGGTGGAATTTTTGACCCATGACGAAGATAAAACCGTTCTGCCCATGATTCTCCACAGGGTTCGAATGTGGAACAGTTGGTCACATATTACCGAGATTGTTCGCACGGGCAATAGCCCTTACTATTCGACCAAGGAATCACGTTCCAAGGAAGACATGGAAGCTTTTATCGGAGCTATGCACGTCATCGGCCGCGGTAGGGCAGGCGAAATAGCGCGTTCCGTGGACTTGACCCGTTTTCGGCGCGTGCTTGACGTCGGAGGCGCCACTGGAACTTATGCCGTGGCTTTTCTTAAAGCCGCGCCGCACATGACTGCCACGGTCTTCGATCTTCCGCTGGTAATTGAAATGGCTCGTAAGAAGCTCACGGACGAGGGCTACATCGACCGAGTGGAATTGGTGGCAGGAGATTACATGAAGGACGACCTCCCAGCGGGGCATGACCTGGCACTTCTGTCAGCCATTATTCACAGCAACAGCCGTGAGGTTAATCGCGAGCTTTTCCGAAAAATACATGAGTGTCTTGAGCCGGCGGGCGTCATACTCATTCGCGATTTTGTCATGGACATGACTCGCACTCACCCGGCCGAGGGCGCGATTTTCGCGGTAAACATGCTCGCAGCTACTACCGGCGGCGATTGTTTCACCTTTCAAGAAATCCGGGAAGATCTGGAACAGGCAGGCTTCAGGGGGGTCCGCATGACGCGGGAGGGACAGCACATGGATCAACTGATTGAAGGGGTTAAATAG